One Oncorhynchus kisutch isolate 150728-3 linkage group LG13, Okis_V2, whole genome shotgun sequence DNA window includes the following coding sequences:
- the gorab gene encoding RAB6-interacting golgin, with protein MAGWSGFSEEELRKLQQKDQAVPAALGRGRKPAPTNRSRQQLQRERALQLATQQKSGPDSSALPPEQQLTKPPPQPTKALPKAVIQPVVTPTKPVEEPSQKETLAVNHAPAPAEDTSPIVKELEKQEVEFREKTRIELLQQDQKMMEDRNKRKKALLTKTIAEKSKQTQAESVKLKRIQKDLQTLDNMVSNDICILRGVIEQASWDYNTARKRYEKAESEYVTAKLDLHKKTEIKEQLTEHLCAIIQQNELRKAHKLEELLQQLHLQATEEDQEEERKREEEERKREEEERKQKSLMENQGETNEQSPPHTGSTPGVETETQAVGAMLQQDYPAVIGSDQDCKTANIPLAGQSEAEAPASAS; from the exons ACCAGGCGGTGCCTGCGGCTTTAGGTCGTGGACGGAAACCAGCTCCTACTAACCGGAGTCGGCAGCAGTTGCAGCGAGAGCGAGCCCTCCAGTTAGCCACTCAGCAGAAGAGTGGACCCGACTCGTCTGCACTACCACCCGAGCAGCAGCTAACCAAGCCTCCGCCGCAGCCCACTAAGGCCCTGCCAAAGGCTGTCATCCAGCCCGTTGTCACCCCCACAAAGCCGGTGGAGGAACCCAGCCAAAAAGAGACCCTTGCCGTAAACCATGCTCCTGCACCAGCAGAGGACACATCGCCGATTGTCAAGGAGTTGGAAAAACAAGAGGTGGAATT TCGGGAGAAGACTCGCATAGAGCTGCTTCAGCAAGACCAAAAGATGATGGAAGACAGGAATAAGCGCAAGAAAGCCCTCCTGACCAAGACCATCGCTGAGAA ATCCAAACAGACCCAGGCAGAGTCAGTGAAGCTGAAGAGGATCCAGAAAGACTTGCAGACTCTGGACAATATGGTGTCCAATGACATCTGCATACTGAGAGGTGTGATAGAGCAGGCCAGCTGGGACTATAACACTGCAAG GAAGCGCTATGAGAAGGCGGAGTCTGAGTATGTGACGGCCAAGCTGGACCTCCACAAGAAGACGGAGATAAAGGAGCAGCTGACGGAGCACCTGTGTGCCATCATCCAGCAGAACGAGCTCCGCAAGGCCCACAAGCTGGAGGAGCTGCTGCAGCAACTACACCTCCAGGCCACGGAGGAGgaccaggaggaggagaggaagcgggaggaggaggagaggaagcgggaggaggaggagaggaagcagaAGAGTCTCATGGAGAACCAGGGAGAAACAAATGAACAGTCTCCCCCACATACAGGGTCCACACCAGGGGTAGAGACTGAGACACAGGCAGTCGGTGCCATGCTCCAGCAGGACTATCCTGCAGTGATTGGGAGCGATCAGGACTGTAAAACGGCCAACATCCCCCTAGCGGGGCAGAGCGAGGCTGAAGCCCCGGCTTCTGCTTCCTGA